The following proteins are encoded in a genomic region of Arachis stenosperma cultivar V10309 chromosome 4, arast.V10309.gnm1.PFL2, whole genome shotgun sequence:
- the LOC130976514 gene encoding copper transporter 1-like translates to MSPPNQETMQDMANMPNMTDNNSSSNMEMNMQMSFYWGKHGTVLFSGWPKSGGMYTLALFFVFFLSMAIEILSNQPPIRRGARPASGVTAQAVVYFFRISFVYLVMLAVMSFNGGIFIAAILGHSLGFFLAKFRAVAMANREPSDLEQKV, encoded by the coding sequence ATGTCACCACCAAACCAAGAAACGATGCAAGATATGGCAAATATGCCAAATATGACTGATAATAATAGCAGCAGCAACATGGAGATGAATATGCAGATGAGCTTCTATTGGGGGAAACATGGTACTGTACTTTTCTCTGGCTGGCCAAAAAGTGGTGGCATGTACACATTGGCACTCTTCTTTGTGTTCTTCTTATCAATGGCAATTGAGATTCTCTCCAACCAGCCGCCAATACGGCGCGGGGCTAGACCGGCTTCTGGGGTAACGGCTCAGGCCGTTGTGTACTTCTTCCGAATCAGCTTCGTCTACTTGGTCATGCTTGCTGTCATGTCCTTCAATGGAGGAATCTTCATAGCTGCTATTCTTGGTCACTCCTTGGGATTCTTCTTGGCCAAGTTTCGAGCTGTTGCCATGGCCAACAGGGAACCCTCTGATCTTGAACAGAAAGTTTGA